The DNA sequence CCGAAATCGCCCGACCCGATACCGACCCCCAGGCTTGCCGTCTCCTCCGAGACCTCCCTGATATACTCAGCGGTGTCTTTCGATTCCTTCTGGATCAACCCAAACAGAGACTTGAAATCAGCCCAAATCTCATCGCTCTCCTTGCCGAATATCATCTCCACAAGCCCCCGGCTCTTCCCCATCATTCCGAGCGTCGTGGAAGGCCCGAACAGCTTTCCGAACATCCTGCCCACCTCAGCCGCATCCGCAAAGAACTTAACAATCCCGCTCTCGGGCAGGGGCGCCGTCAACACCTCCGCGATGTCACTGATGCCTTCAAACACAATCTTGAGCCCCTGCATTAGATCGTCGGAAAGATACGCCGCCGATATCTTCGCAGTATTCTTGAACCGCTCCCACTGGGCGTTGAAGGCCTCCATGTTCGTTTTCGCAATCGCGTCCAGGGATCCCTCGATCTCCCCGGTTTTCATGGCGTCCATGTGTTCGTTGAGCTGATCGAACTCCCGCACCAGGGCCATGATGGAAGGCGCGCCGCGGAGTCCGAATTTCTCCATGAACAGCCCGAACTCCTCCATGGCCATCGCATCATCACCGATCGTCTCATGGAGCTGGCCCAGGATTGGGATGATCTGCTCCCCCAGGGGGCGGGACTTGTCATATACCAGGTCGAATCGATCGGCGAGAAATTCCATGTCCTGCACAAGCTGGCTCATACTCACTCTCACGCCCCGCCCGGCCATGCCGCCCATGATCATCTCGTTATTCAGCACCATGAGCATGGCCGTCAGGTCCTCAAAGGCGATACCGGCGGCCAGCGCCGCAGACGTGGAGTGCTTGAATCCCTGGGTCAGAGAATCGGCGTCAACCTGAGACTGGTTCATGGCGTAGGCAAGGATATCCCCCATGTATGCGGCGGCTTCCGTGGCGTCCCGTGTCGCCATCAGCTCCTCGCGGTAGCTTCTCCAGATGCCCGCGGTCATGCGGGTGAGCGTGCTAATGTCGTCCACTTCGGTGTAGAGGAGTTTCAGGTTGGTATCAAGAAGATTCGTTGCATCGGCGGCGGAAAGCCCGGCGGATTTCAGCTCCCAGAATACCGTCCCCACATCTTCCGCGGATTTCCCGAAAGAAATCATCTCGTGGGCGATCTCGCGCTGCACCTTCGCATACGACGTCATCACCTCTGTGTCAAACACCATGGTGCTCATCACCCGCCGCACCTGCTCATCCAGCTCCCGAAACGCTTCAACGGTCTCACGGATCGCCATCCCGGCGGCGGCGATTCCGGCAAATCCGGCGGCGATCACGCCGAACCGGGACGCTGCCACAAAACTCAACGCCTCCCGAAGGGCGGCGGTGGCCAGTGCCGTCCGGGTTATGCCCATCCTCGCAAGGGCGGTGGTGTTGGCGAATAGCTTGAGGGAGCGAATCGGTTGTTCAGCAATGGTGCGGGAAAGAAGGGCAAAATCCCGGGAGGCCATGTATGCCTGAGATCGGGCGACGTTCAGGCTGTCAATGCCGCCCCGGACCTCAGAGGAAAACCGCCCCATGGTGGTGAGGGTTTCCTGCGTGATGATATTTTTGGTGGCGGTGGATGCGGTTCGGCTGGCAACGCCGACGGAGCGAACGCCTTTCTGTGTGGCGACAAGGGAGGTGTTGAGCTGCTGGGATGCCGTCCGGGCCGTTTTCATCTCCTTGGCCATCGGCTGCATCATCGTCCGGCCCTGGGCGCGGATCTGCTTGAGGAGTATGGTCTGGCGCCTGAGCTCCTTCGATATCTGGGCAAGCTGGGCCTGGCCGCTTACCTGAAATCGTATGTTGGCGGTGTCCTGACTCATCTCAATCGTCCCGCGCCTCTCAAAAACGGCCAGCTGTCCGGCGGCGTGGCGCGGTAGCCGTTTTTGGTCCTCTTGATGTTGCGAAACCCCTGATCCCGCAGGGCGTTGCGAAATACGTCCTTGTTCGCCTCACTCACGGCGTTTGGATTCGCCTTCACGGCAAGACCCATCTTCTTCGTCCGGGATTTTTCCGGCGGGTTATGTTCTCTCACGCTCCGGTGCGTGTTTCCCCAGCGCGTAAAATATTTCGTCGTGCGGTAATCCCGATGATTGTTATACACGCCGACCCGGGGAAGTCGAATGGTTACGGTCCTGGTC is a window from the Candidatus Zymogenaceae bacterium genome containing:
- a CDS encoding phage tail tape measure protein, whose amino-acid sequence is MSQDTANIRFQVSGQAQLAQISKELRRQTILLKQIRAQGRTMMQPMAKEMKTARTASQQLNTSLVATQKGVRSVGVASRTASTATKNIITQETLTTMGRFSSEVRGGIDSLNVARSQAYMASRDFALLSRTIAEQPIRSLKLFANTTALARMGITRTALATAALREALSFVAASRFGVIAAGFAGIAAAGMAIRETVEAFRELDEQVRRVMSTMVFDTEVMTSYAKVQREIAHEMISFGKSAEDVGTVFWELKSAGLSAADATNLLDTNLKLLYTEVDDISTLTRMTAGIWRSYREELMATRDATEAAAYMGDILAYAMNQSQVDADSLTQGFKHSTSAALAAGIAFEDLTAMLMVLNNEMIMGGMAGRGVRVSMSQLVQDMEFLADRFDLVYDKSRPLGEQIIPILGQLHETIGDDAMAMEEFGLFMEKFGLRGAPSIMALVREFDQLNEHMDAMKTGEIEGSLDAIAKTNMEAFNAQWERFKNTAKISAAYLSDDLMQGLKIVFEGISDIAEVLTAPLPESGIVKFFADAAEVGRMFGKLFGPSTTLGMMGKSRGLVEMIFGKESDEIWADFKSLFGLIQKESKDTAEYIREVSEETASLGVGIGSGDFGGRGRTGDAYMAAKTTLEDMLTIYERYNVMVADGREDWELITRYMEQVQEDIKATETVMKGIDRSTEEGIDAWDEQMDALIGYKKEYADLSEMISERGEKERKIAEELKADYANLKTEMADFALETGKIDSGAYLAFLKESRDAVVGTMADIGDRESSEFYDAVRQWMDLEREIYRTTQDITEEKQKQLEEQKKLNAEAAETMATFVMKGGDLDEGSLRRRISYLTTEKYRVENESPEAQVEIIKSLIEAYTELGEVTGTDYFKPALLRELNEELRKTKEEDTAIVSELRTVGEMMSSVFGETGTITTAKNNLAGMKTPLDEIANTIEGGVKGGMEGVNAQAVAFRNNLIAVNEEVEKIKKNLLSIKIPSVSTGQGGDSGSVQEALMMGE